One genomic window of Magnolia sinica isolate HGM2019 chromosome 3, MsV1, whole genome shotgun sequence includes the following:
- the LOC131239213 gene encoding UPF0481 protein At3g47200-like: protein MDSYDQLDEGWKESGRFLQLMILDGCFMIEIFRNINPKFSDEYAYNDPIFSKHAMFCKLHRIKRDMLMIENQLPLLLLKTLVAFETGSPQDDESINELVLKFFNPHQSTSKMGHRRHVLDVIRQSMLRERIHHRLTSTTMLHERIRQDTSTQQSMYPRIVNRSIRRITSMGQSMCQKIFKPCRSPTPREQGKQGVIWPATQLHEAGIRFKTSKTQYLNDINFQKSFLCFPSTISLPEIEVDDATESKFLNIMAFEQLHADAGSEVSSYVSFMDNIIDSERDVILLNENKIIKNFVGTEKNVADLFNGLAFDVSIDPGCRIGEVGDVHREVIAYCNNYCLRFHQSLDELWKTYFRSPWSCISLLAAIFLLCLTAIQTVYGVLAFYHQ from the exons ATGGACTCTTATGATCAGCTTGACGAAGGATGGAAAGAGAGCGGGAGATTCTTGCAACTGATGATCCTGGATGGGTGTTTCATGATCGAGATCTTCAGAAATATTAACCCCAAATTCAGTGATGAATATGCATATAATGACCCGATCTTCAGCAAACATGCAATGTTTTGCAAGCTGCATCGAATAAAGAGGGACATGTTGATGATTGAAAATCAGCTTCCTCTTCTGCTGCTGAAGACGTTAGTAGCTTTCGAAACAGGATCTCCCCAG GATGATGAATCCATAAACGAGCTCGTACTGAAATTCTTCAACCCCCACCAGTCAACCTCTAAAATGGGCCACCGCCGCCATGTGTTGGACGTGATTAGGCAGAGCATGCTTCGAGAGCGCATTCATCATCGACTCACATCGACTACCATGCTTCACGAGAGAATTCGTCAAGACACATCGACGCAGCAGAGCATGTATCCACGAATAGTTAACCGAAGTATTCGACGAATCACATCAATGGGGCAGAGCATGTGTCAAAAAATATTTAAACCATGCAGATCCCCTACCCCAAGGGAGCAAGGCAAGCAAGGGGTCATCTGGCCCGCGACACAGCTTCATGAGGCTGGAATCCGGTTCAAGACTAGCAAAACCCAATACCTCAATGACATCAATTTCCAAAAGAGCTTCCTCTGTTTCCCCAGCACCATCAGTCTCCCTGAGATTGAAGTGGATGATGCCACTGAATCCAAATTCCTGAATATAATGGCATTTGAGCAACTTCATGCCGATGCTGGCAGTGAAGTGAGTTCATATGTATCGTTCATGGACAATATTATTGATTCGGAGAGAGATGTAATACTACTCAATGAGAATAAGATTATTAAGAATTTTGTTGGAACAGAGAAGAACGTTGCGGACCTCTTCAATGGGCTTGCTTTCGATGTGTCGATTGATCCAGGTTGTAGGATAGGGGAGGTAGGGGACGTGCATAGGGAAGTCATAGCTTACTGCAACAACTATTGTCTCCGTTTTCACCAGTCGTTGGACGAACTCTGGAAGACCTACTTCAGAAGCCCATGGTCTTGCATTTCCCTCTTGGCTGCAATTTTCCTCCTATGCCTCACTGCCATACAGACCGTGTATGGAGTCCTTGCTTTCTATCATCAGTAA
- the LOC131239215 gene encoding DEAD-box ATP-dependent RNA helicase 15-like → MELYVDDEAKLTLHGLVQHCIKLSELEKNCKLNDLLNASDFNQVVIFVKSVSRAAELNKLLVECNFPSICIHSGMSQEERGSVRRTKEKKSYFLASEYSTFSFVLLIDM, encoded by the exons ATGGAGCTATATGTGGATGATGAGGCCAAGTTGACCCTGCATGGTCTCGTACAG CACTGCATTAAACTGAGCGAGTTGGAGAAAAACTGCAAGTTGAATGACCTCCTAAATGCATCGGATTTTAATCAAGTCGTCATTTTCGTTAAAAGTGTGAGCAGAGCAGCTGAGCTGAACAAGCTACTCGTGGAGTGTAATTTCCCATCTATCTGCATCCATTCTGGAATGTCCCAGGAGGAAAG GGGGAGCGTGAGGCgtactaaagaaaaaaaaagttactttCTTGCTAGTGAATACTCTACTTTCTCGTTTGTACTTCTGATTGATATGTAA